TCAGCCACGGGAACACCACGGCCGTCGTCCTCCACCAGCACCTCACCGTCGCCGATGAACACCCGAACCCTCGAGTCCGCATGGCGCACCGCGTTCTCCACCAGGTTGCGCAGCACTCTGGTCAGGGCCGCGGGCTCCCCGCGGCCCAACCCGCCGCCCTCGACGACGACCCCGGCGCCGGACCGCGCATCGCGCACGGCCTCGTCCACCAGTGCTCGCAGGTCCACCTCCACCGGCCTCGACGGTGCCGACCCCACCCGGGAGAGCAGCAGCAGATCCTCGACCAGCGCCTGCATCCGAGCGACCTCCCGGCCCAGCTCCGACACCAGTTCGGCCTGGGTGTAGCTGTCCGGGTGAGCGGCGGCGACGTCCAGGCTCGTCCGCAACGAGGCGAGGGGGGAGCGCAGCTCGTGCGCGGCGTCGGCCACGAACGCCCGCTGCCGCGCTGCCGCGGCATCGAGGGCGTCCAGCATCTCGTTCAGGGTCCGGGCCAAGGCGGCGAGCTCGTCGTCGGCTCGGGGCACCGGGAGGGTGCCGCCGCCGCCGTGGCGAGCGACACGCTCGGCTCCGCCGCGCAGCTCCTCCACCGGTCGCAGCGCCCGGCCCAGCACGATCCAGATCGCGATCGCGAGCAGTGCCGTCAGCACCGGCACGATCGCCACCAGCGAGACCGTCAGGGCTCGCAGCAGTCCCCGCACCTCCGCCAGCGGCATCGTGACCACCACTGTCGCCGGTTCCCCGCGGTACTGCGTGCCGAGCACCGCCATCCGGACCTCGTCGTCGTAGGCGGACGCCGTGGTCGCCACCGTCACCTCGGCGCCGGATCGGCCCGCGAGCTCATCCGCAGCGACCAGCGGCAGCGTGCGGCTGGCGTTGGGCGAGGTCGCCAGTACCCGCCCCTGGGCGTCGAGCAGCTGAGCGATCTCGCCCGGCTCACCCACGGGCAAGGTCGCGGCGACCCGATCCTGCTCGGCCAGCGCGGCCACCGTGCGCGCCCGCTCCGTGGTGATCTCGTCCAGCGTTGCCACCCGCCCGGCCGAGAGCACCGTCGTCAGGGCCACAGCGCCGAGCGTCAGCGTCAGGCAGAGCAGACCCGCCGTCAGGACGGTCAGCCGGACGCGGAGCGGTCGCCGGGCCCAACGCCGGCCCGGCTCAGGGCGCTCAGTCACGCGCACCGGTCACCCGGTAGCCGGCGCCGCGCACGGTGACGATCGCCGCCCGGCCCAGCTTGCGCCGCAGGTAGCCGACGTACTGCTCGACCACGTTGAGATCGTCACCGTCGCCGTCCCAGACGTGATCGCGCAGCTCCACCTTGCCGACCGGCCGCTCGGGGTGGCGCATGAGGTACTCCAGCAGCGCCAGCTCCCGGGTCGTCAGCTCCATCTCCGCTCCGGCGAGCATGACCCGGCGCGCCGACGGGTCCAGCTGCAGCTGCCCCACGGTCAGCGTCGGTGGCGCGCTCTGCACCGGCCGCCGCAGCAGCGCCCGCAGCCGGGCCACCAGCACCACGAACGCGAACGGCTTGGTCAGGTAGTCGTCGGCGCCCACGTCCAGCCCGTCGGCCACGTCGTGCTCACCATCCTTGGCCGAGAGCAGCAGCACCGGCGTCCACACCTGCGCCTCACGCAGCGCACTCACCACGTCGTAGCCGTTGCGGCGCGGCAGCATGATGTCGAGCACGATCACGTCGTGATCACCGAAGAGCGCCGCCTGCAGCCCGCTCTCGCCGTCATAGGCGACGTCGACGGCGAATCCCTCCGCCGTCAGGCCGCGTTGCAGTGCGCTCACCAGGGAGCGTTCGTCGTCGACCACCAGCACGCGCACGCCTCCAGTATCCCGTCCGCCCCAGGCGGGACGGGCCGCTCTCAGCCACGTCTCAGGGACCGCGGCGCACAGTGGAGCCATGACCACACGACGCACGCTCTCCCCCCGCGCCCGGTGGGCGGTGCCCGCCGTCGCCGCCCTCGCCGTGGCGGCCGCGCTCGGTGCCCCGCCGTTGCTCGCCTCCGCCGACGATGCCGACCTGCCCGAGACCTCCGCACAGGAGCTGCTCACCCGGATGGCCGAGGCCGAGCCGCAGGCGCTGTCCGGCACCGTGGTGCACACCGCACGCCTCGGCCTGCCGATGGCTGCGATGCAGGAGCTCACCGGCGCCGACCCCATCGGCCTGCTCGACGGCAGCTCGACCCTGCGCGTGTGGACCGATGGCGAGGAGCGCTCGCGCGTGTCCCTGCTCGGCTCCACCTCCGAGTACTCGATGGTCCACGACGGCGCCGAGGCCTGGTCCTACTCCAGCACCGACGACGCCGTCACCCACTACACCCTCGACCCGGCCGACCAGGCCCGCTACGACGAGCTGGCTGCCGACGCGCGCGCCGGGGAGCTGCCCGAAGGCGCGCCCGAGATGCCCACCCCCGAGGCTGCGGCCGAGCAGGCGCTCGCCCACGTCGAGGAGTTCTCCAGCGTGCAGGTGCTCGAGGACGTCACGGTGGCCGGCCGCGATGCCTACGCGTTGCAGATCACCCCCGACACCGAGGGCACGCTCGTGGAGCGGATCGAGATCGCGGTCGACGGCGAGACCGCCACCCCGCTGCAGGTGCAGGTCTGGAGCAGTAGTGACGGTGAGACCACGCCGGCGCTCGACGTCGGCTTCACCGACATCTCCTTCACCGCCCCGGCCGAGGACGTGCTCACCTTCAGCGCACCCGCCGGTGCCGAGGTCGTCGAGGAGGTCGTCCCGCTGCCCGAGCACCCGGGCGAGCACCCCGACGGTGACACCGCACCCGAGGTGCTGGGCGAGGGCTGGGAGTCTGTCGCCGTCCTGGACGAGGTCGACATCGACGGGCTCCTCGCCGGCGATCCGCAGGCGATGGCCGACATGGCCGATGCTGCGCCGATGCCCGGTTCGGACACCGGACAGCAGCTGATGGAGGAGTTCATGGCCACCGACTCCGACGGCCGCCCCGGCCCGCCGAGCCTGGACGCCGCCGCCCTGTTCGAGCAGTTCACCACCGAGGTCCCCGAGGGCCGGGTGCTCAGTACGACCCTGCTGACCGTCCTCATCACCGACGATGGGCGCATCCTGGCAGGGTCCGTGCCGCTCGAGACGCTGCAAGCGATGGCGTGACCGAGCAGCACGCGGCGCCACCGGTCTCGCCCGACTTCCCTCCGGCGGGCGAGGCCGGTGCCGTTGATCGCCCGGAAGGGCGGCCGGTCGAGGATCGGGCCGTGACGCAGGACGAGAGCACCGACCTCGCGATCCGGACCCAGGGCCTGACCAAACGCTTCCGCTCGGGGCAGGTCGCCGTCGACGGCGTGGACCTGCAGGTGCCACGCGGCGCCGTCTACGGCTTCCTGGGCCCGAACGGGTCCGGCAAGACCACCACGATCCGGATGCTGCTCGGCCTGGTCTCCCCGAGCGAGGGTCAGGCCTGGCTGCTCGGGGAACGCATGCCCGACGCCGGCCCGCAGGTCCTGGCACGGGTGGGTGCCCTCGTGGAGGGCCCGGCCTTCCAGCCCTACCTCAGCGGGCGGGCGAACCTCGTGCGCCTGGACGCCTGCGACTCCACCGCCCCGACTGGCCGGGACCGGCGCATCGACGCAGCGCTGGAGCGCGTGGGCCTGGGCGCGGCCGCCGGCAAGCGCTACCGGCAGTACAGCCTCGGCATGAAGCAGCGACTCGGGCTGGCGGCCGCACTGTTGCGCCCTCGGGATCTGCTCGTGCTCGATGAGCCCACCAACGGGCTGGACCCGCAGGGCACGCGGGAGGTGCGCCGGCTCATCGGCGAGCTCGCCGAGGCCGGCACCACCGTACTGGTGTCCTCGCACCTGCTGGCCGAGATCGAGAACGTCTGCAGTCATATCGGGATCATGAGCG
Above is a window of Ruania suaedae DNA encoding:
- a CDS encoding LolA family protein encodes the protein MTTRRTLSPRARWAVPAVAALAVAAALGAPPLLASADDADLPETSAQELLTRMAEAEPQALSGTVVHTARLGLPMAAMQELTGADPIGLLDGSSTLRVWTDGEERSRVSLLGSTSEYSMVHDGAEAWSYSSTDDAVTHYTLDPADQARYDELAADARAGELPEGAPEMPTPEAAAEQALAHVEEFSSVQVLEDVTVAGRDAYALQITPDTEGTLVERIEIAVDGETATPLQVQVWSSSDGETTPALDVGFTDISFTAPAEDVLTFSAPAGAEVVEEVVPLPEHPGEHPDGDTAPEVLGEGWESVAVLDEVDIDGLLAGDPQAMADMADAAPMPGSDTGQQLMEEFMATDSDGRPGPPSLDAAALFEQFTTEVPEGRVLSTTLLTVLITDDGRILAGSVPLETLQAMA
- a CDS encoding ABC transporter ATP-binding protein; translation: MTQDESTDLAIRTQGLTKRFRSGQVAVDGVDLQVPRGAVYGFLGPNGSGKTTTIRMLLGLVSPSEGQAWLLGERMPDAGPQVLARVGALVEGPAFQPYLSGRANLVRLDACDSTAPTGRDRRIDAALERVGLGAAAGKRYRQYSLGMKQRLGLAAALLRPRDLLVLDEPTNGLDPQGTREVRRLIGELAEAGTTVLVSSHLLAEIENVCSHIGIMSAGRLVLQGERTRLTGMADRGLWVRTESEHLAAAQRVLAGLGLDDGQISTDPGPGASPGDAVELVAPLGAVRLPEVVRALVAAQVPVLGIAERTPTLEDVFVQLTGEGFDVAR
- a CDS encoding sensor histidine kinase; amino-acid sequence: MTERPEPGRRWARRPLRVRLTVLTAGLLCLTLTLGAVALTTVLSAGRVATLDEITTERARTVAALAEQDRVAATLPVGEPGEIAQLLDAQGRVLATSPNASRTLPLVAADELAGRSGAEVTVATTASAYDDEVRMAVLGTQYRGEPATVVVTMPLAEVRGLLRALTVSLVAIVPVLTALLAIAIWIVLGRALRPVEELRGGAERVARHGGGGTLPVPRADDELAALARTLNEMLDALDAAAARQRAFVADAAHELRSPLASLRTSLDVAAAHPDSYTQAELVSELGREVARMQALVEDLLLLSRVGSAPSRPVEVDLRALVDEAVRDARSGAGVVVEGGGLGRGEPAALTRVLRNLVENAVRHADSRVRVFIGDGEVLVEDDGRGVPVADRERVFERFVRLDEAREREAGGAGLGLAIAREVARAQGGDVVIEDSPLGGARVVLTVPA
- a CDS encoding response regulator transcription factor, translated to MRVLVVDDERSLVSALQRGLTAEGFAVDVAYDGESGLQAALFGDHDVIVLDIMLPRRNGYDVVSALREAQVWTPVLLLSAKDGEHDVADGLDVGADDYLTKPFAFVVLVARLRALLRRPVQSAPPTLTVGQLQLDPSARRVMLAGAEMELTTRELALLEYLMRHPERPVGKVELRDHVWDGDGDDLNVVEQYVGYLRRKLGRAAIVTVRGAGYRVTGARD